A DNA window from Mycobacterium sp. IDR2000157661 contains the following coding sequences:
- a CDS encoding HNH endonuclease signature motif containing protein: MSASAGFGSDVASAVARLRAARDELMESRLDMSSIGELLEVLDALENDRRRAPTLEHRILEELRGRVAPPDIGAKNWSEVLQRRLRISAADARRRLDDAEDLSPRRTMTGEALEPTMPNVAKRQAAGELGADHLRVIRKFFRELPHGVDYQTRQGCEETLAQLAAEHTPDVLRAAADRLAALVNPDGVFDDLDRARRRHFTIGKQEADGMSPVRGLLDPEARATLDAVLSKLAAPGMCNPDDEAPCVDDEPSPDHVSADHRSQSQRNHDALKAMGRSVLSSGELGKHRGLPVTIIVSTTLQDLESGAGLAVTGGGTTLPMSDVIRLASQAHHYLSIFDKHTQEPLYLGRTKRLASAGQRIVLHSRDRGCTAPDCTVAGYGCQVHHAVLDWADGGLTNITDEVLACPPHNRLVTEGGWTTRKRRDGRVEWIPPPLLDTGQGRVNNYHHPQRYLQPKEEESE, translated from the coding sequence ATGAGCGCATCGGCGGGATTCGGCAGCGACGTGGCCTCGGCCGTTGCGCGCCTGCGAGCCGCACGTGACGAGCTCATGGAGTCGCGCCTGGACATGTCGAGCATCGGTGAGCTGTTGGAGGTGCTCGATGCTCTCGAAAACGACCGACGTCGCGCGCCCACGCTCGAACACCGCATCCTCGAGGAACTTCGCGGCCGCGTCGCACCCCCCGACATCGGCGCCAAGAACTGGAGTGAGGTGCTCCAGCGGCGGCTGCGGATCAGCGCCGCCGATGCGCGCAGACGTCTGGACGATGCGGAGGATCTGAGCCCTCGGCGCACGATGACCGGGGAAGCGCTGGAGCCGACGATGCCCAACGTCGCGAAGCGGCAGGCCGCGGGGGAATTGGGTGCCGACCATCTGCGCGTCATCCGGAAGTTCTTCCGTGAGCTGCCCCACGGGGTGGACTACCAGACTCGCCAGGGATGCGAGGAGACCCTGGCACAACTTGCCGCTGAACACACCCCCGACGTGTTGCGCGCGGCCGCCGACCGGCTGGCCGCACTGGTGAATCCCGACGGCGTGTTCGACGACCTCGACCGCGCACGCCGTCGTCACTTCACCATCGGCAAACAGGAAGCCGACGGGATGAGTCCTGTCCGCGGGCTGCTCGACCCAGAAGCACGCGCGACACTCGATGCGGTGTTGAGCAAGTTGGCCGCCCCAGGGATGTGCAACCCGGACGACGAAGCACCCTGTGTCGACGACGAACCGAGCCCAGACCATGTGAGCGCCGATCATCGCTCCCAGAGTCAGCGCAATCACGACGCCCTCAAAGCGATGGGCCGTTCGGTGCTCTCCTCGGGAGAGTTGGGCAAGCACAGAGGATTACCGGTGACCATCATCGTCTCGACGACACTGCAGGACCTGGAGTCAGGTGCCGGGCTGGCGGTGACCGGCGGTGGCACGACGCTGCCGATGAGCGACGTCATCCGCCTGGCCAGCCAGGCCCACCACTACCTGTCGATCTTCGACAAGCACACGCAGGAGCCGCTCTACCTCGGCCGAACCAAGCGCCTCGCCTCTGCCGGTCAGCGAATTGTGTTGCACTCCAGAGATCGCGGGTGCACCGCCCCGGACTGCACCGTGGCCGGATACGGCTGCCAGGTACACCACGCGGTGCTGGACTGGGCCGACGGCGGACTGACCAACATCACCGACGAGGTGTTGGCATGTCCGCCGCACAACCGCCTCGTCACCGAGGGCGGATGGACCACGCGAAAACGCAGAGACGGACGCGTCGAATGGATCCCGCCGCCATTGCTCGACACCGGCCAAGGCCGCGTCAACAACTACCACCACCCGCAGCGGTACCTGCAGCCGAAGGAAGAGGAGTCGGAATGA
- the istA gene encoding IS21 family transposase has protein sequence MISLEDWAFIRHLHRSEGLSQRAIARQLGIARDTVASALASDDPPKYERESPASAINEVEPRIRALLSAYPRMSATVLAERVGWTGSISWFGERVRMIRPEYLPADPVDRLEHPPGRVVQCDLWFPAPKIAVGFGQEAMLPVLVMVAAFSRFIAAVMLPSRQTMDLVAGMWQLLSQNFTAVPHELWWDNEAGIGRRGRLTDPVTALIGTLGSRLVQLKPYDPESKGIVERANRYLETSFLPGRSFTSPQDFNDQLGLWLPTANRRRVRVLDGRPVDFLAADQAQMLTLPPVAPTVETKTSVRLGRDYYLRVAGNDYSVDPSAIGQLVEVRTTLAQVTVMRTGRLLAAHDRCWAARQTLTDPKHVETAAVLRRQFQAGPPPATGDQLVRDLADYDRAFGVDFTTAEVTSDGEVA, from the coding sequence GTGATCTCCTTGGAAGACTGGGCCTTCATTCGGCATCTTCACCGCAGCGAGGGTTTGTCGCAGCGGGCCATTGCACGTCAACTCGGCATCGCGCGTGACACGGTGGCTAGTGCGCTGGCCAGCGACGATCCACCAAAGTACGAGAGGGAATCGCCGGCCTCGGCGATCAACGAGGTGGAACCGCGGATTCGGGCGTTGTTGTCGGCCTATCCCCGGATGTCGGCGACGGTGCTCGCCGAGCGGGTGGGGTGGACGGGCTCGATCTCCTGGTTTGGGGAGCGGGTCCGGATGATCCGCCCGGAGTACCTGCCCGCTGATCCGGTCGACCGCCTCGAGCATCCGCCGGGTCGGGTGGTCCAGTGCGATCTGTGGTTCCCGGCACCCAAGATCGCGGTCGGGTTCGGTCAGGAGGCGATGCTGCCGGTGCTGGTGATGGTGGCCGCGTTCTCCCGCTTCATCGCCGCGGTGATGCTGCCCTCGCGCCAAACCATGGATCTGGTGGCCGGGATGTGGCAGCTGCTCTCACAGAACTTCACCGCGGTGCCGCACGAGTTGTGGTGGGACAACGAGGCCGGGATCGGACGCCGCGGCCGGTTAACCGATCCGGTCACCGCGTTGATCGGGACGCTGGGTTCGCGGCTGGTGCAACTCAAACCCTATGACCCCGAGTCCAAGGGCATCGTGGAGCGAGCCAACCGGTATCTGGAGACTTCGTTTCTGCCCGGGCGCAGCTTCACCTCACCGCAGGACTTCAATGATCAACTGGGACTGTGGCTTCCGACCGCAAACCGTCGTCGGGTGCGGGTGTTGGATGGTCGCCCGGTGGACTTCTTGGCTGCCGACCAAGCCCAGATGCTGACCCTGCCACCGGTGGCGCCGACAGTGGAGACGAAGACGTCGGTGCGGTTGGGGCGTGACTACTACCTGCGGGTGGCCGGCAACGACTACTCGGTGGATCCGAGTGCGATCGGCCAGCTCGTCGAGGTGAGGACCACCCTGGCCCAGGTGACCGTGATGCGGACGGGGCGCCTGCTGGCTGCTCACGATCGCTGCTGGGCAGCGCGACAGACCCTGACCGACCCTAAACACGTCGAGACCGCTGCGGTGTTGCGTCGACAGTTCCAAGCCGGGCCGCCACCGGCGACCGGTGACCAGCTGGTGCGTGATCTGGCAGACTACGACCGGGCATTCGGCGTCGACTTCACCACTGCCGAAGTCACTTCTGATGGTGAGGTGGCATGA
- a CDS encoding class I adenylate-forming enzyme family protein — translation MSGTYWSLVEDAARSHPDRVVLVDDFGRSLTNAELRDAAQGTAAALAARGVGDGSVVSWQLPTTLETMVVMVALTRLGAVQNPILPIWRESEVRFVTTQLGTEFLVVPGVWRGFDHVDLADELARDQPMTVVVVDHAAPVTDGLRLPAGDPASLPDPPTSATLPRWVYYSSGTTAAPKGVRHCDRSVIAGSAGVVGMVGASNTDVNPIAFPVSHIGGASMLAASLLTGMRLVLFDAFDPVLTPKAIAAHRPTMLGSATPFFVAFMAAQRDHGPDPLFPDLRGCVGGGAPITAELGRQVRETLGVTGVANSWGLTEFPVVTSPPPDGAPEVLDHTVGRPVPGVSVRVVDDNEREVAPGEEGELRLKGPQCFLGYVDEALDADAFDADGWFRSGDRGRIDADGNVVVTGRIKDAVIRNAENISALEVEGVLATHPAVADVAVIGVPDERTGERVCAVIVAQPDAEVTLAVLSEHCAAQGLSRHKSPERLELVRELPRNLTGKVLKNELRGRFR, via the coding sequence ATGTCCGGTACCTACTGGAGTTTGGTCGAGGACGCCGCCCGGTCACATCCGGACCGCGTGGTGCTCGTCGACGACTTCGGCCGCAGCCTGACGAACGCCGAGTTGCGCGATGCGGCGCAGGGCACGGCAGCGGCACTCGCGGCCCGCGGGGTCGGCGACGGTTCCGTGGTGTCCTGGCAGCTGCCGACCACGCTGGAGACGATGGTCGTCATGGTGGCGCTGACCCGCCTGGGCGCCGTGCAGAACCCCATCCTGCCGATCTGGCGCGAGAGCGAAGTCCGTTTCGTGACAACGCAACTCGGTACCGAATTTCTGGTAGTTCCGGGCGTGTGGCGCGGCTTCGACCACGTTGATCTAGCCGACGAGCTCGCGCGAGATCAGCCGATGACCGTCGTGGTGGTCGATCATGCGGCGCCCGTTACCGACGGGCTGCGGTTGCCTGCAGGCGATCCCGCGTCGCTGCCCGACCCGCCGACGTCGGCCACCCTGCCACGCTGGGTGTACTACTCGTCGGGGACAACTGCCGCGCCGAAGGGCGTGCGGCACTGCGATCGCTCGGTGATCGCCGGGTCGGCAGGCGTGGTGGGAATGGTCGGTGCGTCGAATACCGACGTCAATCCGATCGCTTTCCCGGTGTCGCATATCGGTGGTGCCTCGATGCTGGCGGCGAGCCTGCTCACCGGCATGCGACTCGTGTTGTTCGACGCATTCGACCCGGTGCTCACACCGAAAGCTATTGCGGCACATCGACCGACGATGCTCGGCTCAGCAACCCCGTTCTTCGTCGCGTTCATGGCCGCCCAGCGCGACCACGGTCCGGACCCGCTCTTCCCCGACCTGCGTGGTTGTGTCGGCGGCGGAGCGCCGATCACCGCGGAGCTTGGGCGACAGGTGCGCGAGACGCTCGGTGTCACCGGAGTGGCCAATTCGTGGGGATTGACCGAGTTCCCGGTGGTGACATCGCCGCCGCCGGACGGCGCGCCCGAGGTGCTCGACCACACCGTCGGACGACCGGTGCCGGGTGTCTCGGTCCGTGTCGTTGACGACAACGAGCGTGAGGTCGCCCCCGGCGAGGAGGGCGAACTGCGGCTCAAGGGCCCGCAGTGCTTCCTGGGGTATGTCGACGAGGCGCTCGACGCCGACGCTTTCGACGCCGACGGGTGGTTCCGAAGCGGCGACCGGGGGCGCATCGACGCCGACGGCAACGTCGTCGTCACCGGCCGCATCAAGGACGCGGTCATCCGCAATGCGGAGAACATCTCGGCGCTCGAAGTCGAGGGGGTGCTGGCAACGCATCCGGCGGTCGCCGACGTCGCGGTCATCGGCGTTCCCGATGAACGCACCGGTGAGCGGGTGTGCGCGGTGATCGTCGCACAACCCGACGCCGAGGTGACGCTAGCGGTGCTGTCGGAACATTGTGCAGCCCAGGGCTTGAGCCGCCACAAGTCGCCGGAGCGGCTCGAACTCGTGCGGGAGCTTCCGCGAAACCTCACCGGCAAGGTGTTGAAGAACGAGTTGCGTGGGCGGTTCCGTTAG
- the istB gene encoding IS21-like element helper ATPase IstB has product MAEDPMKAVLHYAQALKAPRIRDAAARLAEQARDAGWTHEEYLAAVLSREVAAREASGAATRIRSAGFPTRKSLEDFNFDHQPALNRDMIAHLGTGAFLAKASNVVLLGPPGTGKTHLAIGLAVKAAQSGHRIAFATAVDWVARLKAAHNAGRLPAELAKLRRIGLLVVDEVGYIPFEQDAANLFFQLVSSRYEHASLILTSNLPFARWGDVFGDQVVAAAMIDRIVHHADVLTLKGSSYRLKDTGIDTLPSARADNTAQ; this is encoded by the coding sequence ATGGCCGAGGATCCGATGAAGGCCGTCCTGCACTACGCCCAAGCCCTCAAGGCGCCACGCATCCGCGACGCCGCGGCCCGCCTGGCCGAGCAAGCCCGCGACGCCGGCTGGACTCACGAAGAGTATCTGGCGGCCGTTTTATCGCGGGAGGTTGCGGCTCGTGAGGCCTCCGGTGCGGCGACCCGTATCCGCTCCGCCGGGTTCCCGACCCGGAAGTCTTTGGAGGACTTCAACTTCGATCACCAACCCGCACTCAACCGGGACATGATCGCCCACCTCGGCACCGGCGCGTTCCTGGCCAAGGCCTCCAACGTGGTCCTGCTCGGGCCACCCGGAACTGGCAAGACCCACCTCGCCATCGGATTGGCGGTCAAGGCCGCGCAGAGCGGGCATCGCATCGCGTTCGCCACCGCGGTGGACTGGGTCGCTCGCCTCAAGGCCGCCCACAACGCCGGGCGGCTCCCGGCTGAGCTGGCCAAGCTGCGTCGCATCGGGTTACTCGTTGTCGACGAGGTCGGCTACATCCCCTTCGAACAGGACGCGGCGAACCTGTTCTTCCAACTGGTCTCCAGCCGCTATGAACACGCCTCGCTGATCTTGACCTCGAACCTGCCCTTCGCCCGCTGGGGCGACGTGTTCGGTGATCAAGTGGTGGCCGCGGCGATGATCGACCGCATCGTGCACCATGCCGACGTCCTGACCCTGAAGGGATCCAGCTATCGGCTCAAGGACACCGGAATCGACACCTTGCCCTCCGCACGCGCAGACAACACGGCACAATAA
- a CDS encoding DUF7715 family protein: MKILVATRLTQGTAPTDYHYCVEGELVWMQEPCDRDLRDPAMPCGCGRGFAGAASHRATTTAMVVDTELTRDDVVLAFKTSLVDGGWPSEWAEAVADENLEIAAQLPVGTIIVRNLEKYFLRGALFGGDG, from the coding sequence ATGAAGATCCTGGTTGCCACGCGCCTGACGCAGGGCACGGCGCCGACGGACTATCACTACTGCGTCGAGGGCGAACTCGTGTGGATGCAGGAGCCTTGCGACCGAGACCTCAGGGATCCCGCAATGCCGTGTGGATGTGGCCGCGGGTTTGCAGGCGCGGCGTCACATCGAGCGACCACGACCGCAATGGTCGTCGACACGGAGTTGACACGCGATGATGTCGTACTCGCATTCAAGACCAGCCTCGTCGATGGCGGATGGCCGAGCGAATGGGCAGAGGCCGTCGCAGACGAGAACCTCGAGATCGCTGCGCAGCTTCCAGTTGGAACCATAATTGTTCGGAACCTGGAGAAGTACTTCCTACGAGGTGCGCTTTTCGGCGGTGATGGCTAA